One part of the Terriglobales bacterium genome encodes these proteins:
- a CDS encoding amidohydrolase family protein, with protein MITDCHIHIQPVEMFKPAALAAMKKKRANFDQIVEFCRSPKAFLKHLDAAGVDRAVLINYVAPEVIGFTPEVNPFVANYVKEDPKRLIPCGSIHPRHTKNVLADVAQVLRLGIRMIKIHPPHQLLFPNDYLNGVKELEIIYRAAEANGIPVMFHTGTSIFPGARNKFGDPIHVDDVAVDFPKLKILLAHGGRPLWMETAFFLVRRHPNVYLDISGIPPKSLLKYFPRLEEIAAKTLFGTDWPGPGVPDIKQNLEQFRALPLSEAAREQILSKTALTLWPA; from the coding sequence ATGATCACTGACTGCCACATCCACATCCAGCCCGTCGAGATGTTCAAGCCGGCAGCGCTCGCGGCGATGAAGAAGAAGCGGGCGAACTTCGACCAGATCGTCGAGTTCTGTCGCTCGCCCAAGGCCTTCCTCAAACATCTGGACGCAGCGGGCGTGGACCGCGCCGTGCTCATCAACTACGTGGCGCCTGAGGTCATCGGCTTCACGCCCGAGGTCAACCCCTTCGTCGCCAACTACGTGAAAGAAGACCCGAAGCGGCTCATCCCCTGCGGCAGCATCCATCCGCGGCATACCAAGAACGTGCTGGCGGACGTGGCGCAGGTGTTGCGCCTGGGCATCCGCATGATCAAGATCCACCCGCCGCACCAGTTGCTGTTTCCCAACGACTACCTAAACGGGGTGAAGGAGCTGGAGATCATCTACCGGGCGGCGGAGGCCAACGGCATCCCGGTGATGTTCCACACCGGGACCTCCATCTTCCCCGGCGCGCGCAACAAGTTCGGCGACCCCATCCACGTGGACGACGTGGCCGTGGATTTCCCCAAGCTGAAGATCCTGCTGGCGCACGGCGGCCGGCCGCTGTGGATGGAGACCGCGTTTTTCCTGGTGCGGCGGCATCCCAACGTCTATCTCGACATCTCGGGCATCCCGCCCAAGTCGTTATTGAAGTATTTCCCGCGCCTGGAGGAGATTGCGGCGAAGACCCTCTTCGGCACGGATTGGCCGGGGCCGGGCGTGCCCGACATCAAGCAGAACCTCGAGCAGTTCCGCGCCCTGCCGCTCTCCGAGGCAGCCCGGGAGCAGATTCTCTCCAAGACGGCGCTTACCCTCTGGCCCGCCTGA